One part of the Phragmites australis chromosome 3, lpPhrAust1.1, whole genome shotgun sequence genome encodes these proteins:
- the LOC133913136 gene encoding probable transcription factor At3g04930, whose product MASDQQALPVPVPVPPNPNPTATPTPTAPADPTPTASAARKLPIKRRSPRPSSSPSSSPASSDPLHAAAGSDQQQQPPFKFQRIWSESDELRFLQGLLGCGAQGLVFPRDLNVFYDRFSESMPQPYTRSQLSEKLRRLKNKFRSMSARVARGLDPARLAPHDRDVLHLCSRLWDPSNAATSPFAANAGSSGNKRRRANPRGTPLPLPAASGDSNSHDYNGINSATPGLFPDGSNGEDMFYLEQESGHLGDHEGAALVTDGNFGGIVLEQPQTVAALPNGNNGLGNEMSGNNKMVVPCNNEHHMANAVLAVFEECLREAKANGIISGGNVDGSAEENELAKRWRAQRMDELDVLSRRLRLLVEDATAAGH is encoded by the coding sequence ATGGCCTCGGACCAACaggccctcccggttccggtcCCCGTCCCGCCCAACCCTAACCCGACCGCGACCCCGACCCCGACCGCGCCAGCCGACCCGACCCCGaccgcctccgccgcgcgcAAGCTCCCCATCAAGCGCCGCTCCCCGCGGCCGTCCTCCtcgccttcctcctcccccgccTCCTCCGACCCcctccacgccgccgccggatccgaccagcagcagcagccgccgttcAAGTTCCAGCGCATCTGGTCGGAGTCCGACGAGCTCCGCTTCCTGCAGGGCCTCCTCGGCTGCGGCGCGCAGGGCCTCGTCTTCCCGCGCGACCTCAACGTCTTCTACGACCGCTTCTCCGAGTCCATGCCCCAGCCCTACACCCGCTCCCAGCTATCCGAGAAGCTCCGCCGCCTCAAGAACAAGTTCCGCAGCATGTCCGCGCGCGTCGCCAGGGGGCTCGACCCCGCGCGCCTCGCGCCGCACGACCGCGATGTGCTCCACCTCTGCTCCCGGCTCTGGGATCCTTCCAACGCCGCAACGTCGCCCTTTGCGGCCAACGCCGGGTCCTCTGGGAACAAGCGACGCCGCGCCAACCCTCGCGGCACTCCGCTTCCGCTCCCTGCTGCTTCCGGGGATAGCAATTCCCATGACTACAATGGGATTAATTCTGCCACTCCTGGCTTGTTTCCAGATGGTTCCAATGGCGAGGATATGTTCTACCTTGAGCAGGAAAGCGGGCACCTGGGCGACCACGAAGGTGCCGCTCTTGTGACTGATGGCAACTTTGGTGGTATTGTGCTGGAGCAGCCTCAGACTGTGGCTGCTCTTCCGAATGGGAACAATGGACTTGGCAATGAGATGAGCGGGAACAACAAAATGGTAGTGCCATGTAACAATGAGCATCATATGGCGAATGCTGTGCTGGCTGTGTTTGAGGAGTGTTTGAGGGAGGCAAAGGCTAACGGCATTATCAGTGGTGGCAATGTGGACGGGAGTGCTGAGGAAAACGAGCTTGCAAAGCGGTGGAGGGCGCAGAGGATGGATGAACTTGATGTGTTGAGTCGGAGGCTCAGGTTGCTTGTTGAGGATGCAACAGCGGCTGGGCACTGA